The DNA region GGTCATCGGCATAGACTGCCCGCCGGTGGTGGGGGCCACGCCGTCCGTGCAGGCGAGCGCACGCGCGCAGATCAGCCTGCGGGTGCCGCCGGGCCAGGACGCCGCCGAGGCGACGCGGCTGCTGACCGACCACCTCCGTGCGCACACTCCCTGGGGTGCCCGGCTGTCGGTGGAACAGGTCGGCCAGGGCCAGCCGTTCCGCGCCGACGTCAGCAGCCCGGCCTACACGTCCATGGCCGAGGCCATGCGGATCGCCTACCCGGGCCAGGAGATGCAGTCGTCCGGCATGGGCGGCTCCATCCCGCTCTGCAACACGCTCGCCACGCTGTACCCGGAGGCCGAGATCCTGCTGATCGGCCTGAGCGAGCCCGAGGCGCGGATCCACGCGGTGAACGAGAGCGTGTCCCCCGAGGAACTGGAGCGGCTCTCGGTCGCCGAGGCGCTGTTCCTGCGCAACTACGCGGCGTCCAAGGCCTGAGGGACCGCGCCGGCACCGCGTCACGCTGGGGCGCCGCCCCGCTCAGCCCACCGGGGCCCCGGCCTCCAGGTTCAGCACGGCGCCCCGCTCCCGGGCCCGCAGCGCCCAGCGCAGTCGCGCGTAGCGGGTCGGCGGCAGCAGGGAGGCCGCCTCCTCCTCCGTGACGAAGCGCCAGCCGCGCAGTTCGGAGCCGGGAAGCAGCAGTCGCGCGGCGTCCCGGGCGGTCAGGCGTCCGCCGTCGAAGAGGAAACGCAGTCCCCCGTACCCGGGCGGTTCGGGCGCCTCCCAGTCGACCAGCAGCAGCTTGGGAGCGGTGCCCAGGGTGATACCCAGCTCCTCGCCCACCTCCCGGATTCCGGCCTCCGCGGGCGCCTCCCCCGGCTCCACGACCCCGCCGGGGACCTCCCAGCCGGGTTTGTACGTCGGGTCGACGAGAAGGACCCGGTCCCGCTCGTCGAAGAGCAGCACTCCCGAGGCGACGGTCTCGGCCCTGGGCTCCGGGCTCTGGACGATGCCGCACTCACGGGCCTCGCCGGTGCGCACGGCCCCGGCTATCCGCTCGGCCGTCTCGTACGGGGTGAGGGCGCTGGTGTCGATGGTGAGGGCGTCGCCGGTGATCCAGCTCAGCGCCTCCCGGTAGGGCGCGATGTGGTCACGGGCCCATCCGCTCCCCCCGCTGTGCGCCGCACCGCCGGCACTCCTCTCCCGTTCGGCGATCCGCTGCCGCAGGATCGTTTCCTCGGGTGAGAGCAGCACATGGCGCACCGGGATGCGCCGGGACGCGAGCCCGCCGAAGATCTCGTCGCGGTACTCCTGGCGCAGGAGTGTCATGGGGACCACGAGGACCCCGGGGAGTTCGGCGAGGAGCGCGGCGGCCGTGTCCACCACCAGGCGCCGCCACATCGGCAGGTCCTGGAAGTCGGTGATGTCGGCGAGTCTCTTCTGCGGCAGCAGACGGCCCAGGTGCTCGCCGGTCGCCTCGGGATCGTAGAAGGTGCTGTTCGGGATCAGGTCGATCAGTTCGTGCGCGGCGCTGGTCTTGCCCGCACCGGACGCGCCGTTGATCCAGACGATCACGGGTCCCCCTCATCCGTAGCCCACTGTGGCTTGCCCGCAACACCCCGCTGCGGAAACCCCGTCGAGGCGGCGCGGTTGCCTCCGTCGGCCTGCGGCGCCCGCCGGGGGCGTCCACTGTACGAGCCCCGGCCCGTACCGGCGCAGGTGTTCCGGAGGGCTCGCACGAGGAGGAGCGGGCACCGGGCGGCCGTGGCCGCGGGACCGTACCGCCCGGGGCTACTGCGCCGCCACCGCCCGTACCCCGTTGCCCCCGCTCGCCGGGACCGCCGCCGCGGCGCCCACCAGGCCCGCGTCGGTACCCATGAGCGCCGGGGCCACCGTGAGCCGCCGGACGAAGGAGAGGGTGGCGTAGTCGTGCAGGGACCTGCGCAGCGGCGCGAAGAGGACGTCGCCCGCTCCCGCCACCCCGCCGCCGATCACCGCGATGTCGATCTCGACCAGGCCGGCGGTGGCGGCGATGCCCGCGGCGAGCGCCTGGGCCGCCCTCTCGTACGAGGCGACGGCCACCGGATCGCCCGCCCGTGCGGAGGCGCCCACGGCGGCCGCCGTCACGTCACCGTCCGGCCCGGGTCGCCAGCCGTGCTCCAGGGCCCGCCGGGCGATGTTCGGGCCGCTGGCCAGACGCTCGACGCAGCCACGGGCCCCGCACGGACAGGCGTCGCCGTCCAGATCGACGCTGATGTGGCCGATGTGGCCGGCGTTGCCCGTGGGACCGCGGTGGACCTTCCCGCCCAGCACGAGGCCGCCCCCGACGCCGGTGGAGACCACCATGCACAGGGCGTTGTCGTAGCCGCGTGCCGCGCCCAGCCAGTGCTCGGCCGCCGTCATCGCCACACCGTCACCGACCAGCACCACCGGCAGCCCGCCCGTCACCGCCGCGACCCGCCGCACCAGCGGGAACCCGCGCCAGCCGGGGACGTTGACCGGGCTGACCGTGCCCGCCGACGCGTCGACCGGGCCCGCGCTGCCGATCCCGAGGGCACGCACGCCGGGCCACAGCGCGGAGGCCTTCAGCTCGGCCAGCACGCCGCTCACCGCGCCCATCACCGATTCGGCGTCCTCCCGGGCCGGCGTCGCCCGTCTGGCCCGTACGAGCAGGGATCCGGCGCCGTCCACCAAGGCGCCGGCGATCTTGGTGCCGCCGATGTCCAGAGCGGCGACGAGGTCGGTTTGCATCGGTGGTGACTCTCCGGAAGGGTGCGTGGCGGGGCCGGTGACTTCGGCCGGTGCTCCGACCAGTCTCCCCTGCTATGACAACGTTGTCCAGGGCCTATGCTCGACACCACGGCCTTCCACCCCCCTTCCCGCACCCGCGCCGCAGGGGCGGAAGGCACCCGCTCCGACGACAGGACAGCGCATCGTGGCCGAGACCGCCCGTCATCCCGAGCCCCGTTACGGCACCAGACCGACCATGAAGGACGTGGCGGCCCGCGCCGGAGTGGGCCTCAAGACGGTCTCCCGGGTGGTGAACAGCGAACCCGGCGTCACGCCCGACACCGAGCGCCGCGTCCAGGAGGCGATCGACGCGCTGGGCTTCCGCCGCAACGACAGCGCGCGCGTCCTGCGCAAGGGCCGCACCGCGTCCGTCGGGCTCGTCCTGGAAGACCTCGCGGACCCCTTCTACGGCCCGCTGAGCCGTGCGGTGGAGGAGGTGGCCCGCGCCCACGGTGCCCTGCTGATCAACGGTTCCAGCGCCGAGGACCCCACACGCGAGCAGGAGCTCGTGCTCGCGCTCTGCGCACGGCGGGTGGACGGCCTCATCGTGATTCCGGCGGGCGACGACCACCGCTATCTGGAGCCCGAGATCAAGGCGGGTGTGGCCACCGTGTTCGTCGACCGGCCGGCGGGCCGGATCGACGCCGACACGGTCCTCTCGGACAACTTCGGCGGAGCCCGTGAGGGGGTCGCCCACCTGGTGGCGCACGGCCACCGCCGGATCGGCTTCATCGGCGACCGGCCGCGCATCCACACCGCCACCGAGCGGCTGCGCGGCTATCGCGCCGCCATGGCCGACGCGGGGATCACCGTCGAGCCCTCGTGGGTCTCGCTCGGCCCGACCGGCCCCGGGAGCGTCAGGGCCGCCGCCGAGGCGATGCTGTCGGGCCCGGAGCCGGTCACCGCCCTCTTCGCGGGCAACAACCGGGTGACGGTGACCGCCGTCCGCGTCCTCGTGGAGTGCGGGCGCCGCGTCGCCCTCGTCGGCTTCGACGACATCGAGCTGGCCGACCTCCTCGGCATCACGGTGGTCTCCCAGGACCCCGCCGCGGTCGGCCGGACCGCCGCCGAGCACCTGTTCCGCCGACTCGACGGCGCCGGACACACACCGGCCCGGGTGGAGCTGCCGACCCGGCTCGTCACCCGGGGCTCGGGCGAACTCCCGCCCGGCTGAGCCCGCCCGGAGCGGTCTACGGGGCCGTCACCGTGAGGCCGCCCCGGCGGGGCGAGGCGAAGCCGTCGAGGTCCGCGCGGCCGAGGCCGGTGAGGCGGGCGACCTCCGCGGTGTCCAGCGCACCGCAGTCGATGCCCCGCAGCAGGTATCCGCTGAGGGCCTTGGCGGTGGCGGGCTCGTCCATCACGTCGCCGCCCGCCTTGGCCACGTAGGCGGCGAGCCGGGAGGCCGCCTGGTCCAGGCCCTCGCGGTAGAAGGTGTAGACGGCCGCGTAACGGGTGGGCAGGTGCCCCGGGTGCATGTCCCAGCCCTGGTAGTAGGCACGGGCCAGCGCGCGCCGGGTGAGGCCGTAGTGCAGCCGCCACGCGTCGTGGACCTGCCGGGTGGGGCCGACGGGCAGGACGTTGGTGGAGCCGTCGCAGACGCGTACCCCGGTGCCCGCGGCGGCGACCTGCATCACCGCCTTGGCATGGTCGGCGGCCGGGTGGTCGCTCGCCTGGTAGGCGGGGCTGACACCGACGCAGGCGCTGTAGTCGAAGGTCCCGTAGTGCAGGGCCGTCGCGCGGCCCCGCGCGGCGTCGATCATGCGGGCCACGGCGGCGGTCCCGTCGGCGGCGAGGATCGACTGACTGGTCTCGATCTGGATCTCGAACCCGAGCCGCCCGGCCGGCAGCCCGTGGGCCTCCTCGAAGGCCTCCAGCAGCCGTACGAACGCGGTGACCTGCTCCGGGTACGTGACCTTGGGCAGGGTCAGGACGAGCCCGTCCGGCAGGCCCCCGGCCCGCATCAGACCGGTGAGGAAGATGTCCGTGGTGCGGATGCCCCGGTCCCGCACCTCGGCCTCCATGCACTTCATCCGGATGCCCGTGTACGGGGCGGCGGTCCCGTCCGCGTACGCCTCGGCCACCAGCCGGGCGGCGCGGGCCGCCGCCTCGTCCTCCTCGGCGTCCGGGCGGGGACCGTAGCCGTCCTCGAAGTCGATGCGCAGGTCCTCCACCGGTTCCCGCTCCAGTTTGGCGCGCACCCGGTCGTGGACGGCCTCGGCGAGCTCCTGCGGTACGGACAGGATCTCGGCGAACGCGGCGGCACCGGGGGCGTGTTCGTCCAGCGCCCGCAGCGCACGGTCGCCCCAGGAGCACACGGTGCCGGCCTCGAAGACGTCGGCGGGGACGTAGACCGTGTGGACGGGCTGGCGGGTGCCGGGGTCTCCCGGATAGCGCCGGGCGAGTTCGGCGTCCACCGCGGTGAGGGAGGCCCCGATCTCCTTGCCTACGCTGCCGGCAAGGCTCGTCGCCACCTGCTCCTGCTGACCCATGACCATACCCTCCACCTGCTCAACATTTCCGCTTGCCGGAATGAATCATCCGCATGGTGAAGTTATAAGCACCCGGGTCGGGGCGTCAATGGTGACCGGAAACGGCCCGGGGCCGCGCGGTGTCGAACACCACGCGGCCCCGGGCCGTCGGACTCGGTAAGCCTCTCCGGCTGATCAGCCCTTGCGGGACTTGACCTCGTCGGTGAGCTGCGGGACGACGGCGAACAGGTCGCCGACGACGCCGTAGTCGACCAGCTCGAAGATCGGGGCCTCGGCGTCCTTGTTGATCGCGACGATGGTCTTCGAGGTCTGCATACCGGCCCGGTGCTGGATCGCGCCCGAGATCCCGGAGGCGATGTACAGCTGCGGGGAGACCGACTTGCCGGTCTGGCCGACCTGGCTGGTGTGCGGGTACCAGCCGGCGTCGACCGCGGCACGCGAGGCGCCGACGGCGGCACCGAGCGAGTCGGCGAGCGCCTCGATGACCGCGAAGTTCTCCGCGCCGTTGACACCACGGCCGCCGGCGACGACGATCGCGGCCTCGGTCAGCTCCGGACGGCCGGTCGACTCGCGCGGGGTGCGGGAGAGGACCTTGGTGCCGGTGGCCTTCTCGGAGAACGAGACGTCCAGGGCCTCGACGGCGCCCGCCGCCGGGGCGGCCTCCACGGCGACCGAGTTCGGCTTGACCGTGATGACCGGAGTGCCCTTGGAAACACGGGACTTGGTGGTGTAGGAGGCGGCGAACGCGGACTGCGTCGCGACCGGGCCCTGGTCACCGGCCTCCAGGTCGACGGCGTCGGTGATGATGCCGGAGCCGATACGGAGCGCGAGCCGGGCACCGATCTCCTTGGCCTCCGCGGAGGAGGGCAGCAGCACGGCGGCCGGTGACACGGCGTCGAAGGCGGCCTGGAGGGCATCCACCTTCGGGACGACGAGGTAGTCGGCGAACTCCGGCGCGTCGGCGGTCAGGACCTTGACCGCACCGTGTTCGGCGAGCGCGGCGGCGGTGTCGGCGGCGCCGTTGCCGAGGGCGACGGCGACGGGCTCACCGATGCGGCGGGCGAGCGTCAGCAGCTCCAGCGTGGGCTTGCGGACGGCACCGTCCACGTGGTCGACATAGACGAGTACTTCAGCCATGGGACTTCGATCTCCTGCGTGCGAGGTAGGCGGGGCGGTGAGGGGACGGCCGGGGCTAGATGAACTTCTGGCCCGCGAGGAACTCGGCCAGCTGCCTGCCGCCCTCGCCTTCGTCCTTGACGATCGTGCCCGCCGTACGGGCCGGACGCTCGGTCGCCGAGTCCACGGCGGTCCAGGAGCCCTCCAGGCCGACCTCGTCCGCCTCGATCTCCAGGTCCTCGAGGTCCAGCGACTCGACCGGCTTCTTCTTCGCCGCCATGATGCCCTTGAAGGACGGGTAGCGGGCCTCGCCCGACTGGTCCGTCACGGAGACCACGGCCGGCAGGGACGCCTCGAGCTGCTCGCTGGCGCTGTCGCCGTCGCGGCGGCCCTTGACCGTGCCGTCCTCGACCGAGACCTCGGAGAGCAGCGTGACCTGCGGGACGCCGAGGCGCTCCGACAGCAGCGCCGGCAGGACGCCCATGACGCCGTCGGTGGACGCCATGCCGCAGATGACCAGGTCGTAACCGGTCTTCTCGATCGCCTTGGCGAGCACCAGGGAGGTGCCGATGACGTCGGTGCCGTGCAGGTCGTCGTCCTCGACGTGGACGGCCTTGTCGGCACCCATCGACAGCGCCTTGCGCAGCGCGTCCTTGGCGTCCTCGGGCCCCACCGTCAGCACGGTGATCTCCGCGTCGTCCGCCTCGTCGGCGATCTGCAGCGCCTGCTCGACGGCGTACTCGTCGAGCTCCGACAGCAGACCGTCGACGTCGTCCCGGTCCAGGGTCAGGTCATCGGCGAAATGCCGGTCGCCGGTGGCGTCGGGCACGTACTTCACACAGACAACGATCCTCAAGCTCACGCCGGCTCTCCTACTGCATCGTCATTTCTGGGCTGCCTTGTTGCACGCAGCATAGGCGCCTTCGGGGGCGGTTTCGGTCGGGTCGACCGATGCGCCAAGCGAAATATTACTCGCCAGTACACCCAGTGTTTTACCCATGAGCAAGCGCTTGGAACTGTGACCTTGCCAACGCGGCCAGTCCCGGGGCGCCTGCCCGCCCTCAGTCTCGCAGAGCTGTGAACCGGCCCTGGTGGTAGACCAGCGGCCGGCCGTCGTGCGGCGGCTCGCCGAGCACCGCCTCGGCGATCACGACGCGGTGGTCCCCGGCCGGAACCCGGGCCACCACGCGGCAGATCAGCCAGGCCACCACACCGCCGAGGAGAGGCACGCCCTTCGGCCCCGCACGCCAGTCGGTGGACGGCCCGAACCGGTCGGCGCCGCTGCGGGCGAACGTGGCGGCCAGCTCCCGCTGGCCCTCGCCGAGTATGTGCACGCCGACGTGTTCGGCCTCGGCCATCACCGGCCAGCTGGAGGACGAGGTACCCACGCCGAAGGAGATCAGCGGGGGCTCGGCGGCCACGGAGGTGAGTGAGGTGGCGGTGAAGCCCACCGGACGCCCGCCGGACGCGGTGATCACCGCGACACCGGCGGCGTGACCGCGGAAGACGGAGCGCAGCAGTTCGGGGGAAGCCGTCGGCGGCGTGCCGATACCGGCGGTCGGGGCCGTCATGCGGGAGTCCTTCTTCGAGGAGGGCGTACGGTCGGGCGGGGTCCTGTCAGGCACCCGGACAGCGCGCGCTCGCATGGCGCATGAGGTCCACGTGAGCCCGGCCGTGAAGAAGGAGTACTGGCGGCATGACGCCAGCCTGACGAGGCGTGGGGTGCACCGTCAAGGCCGTTCCACCAGGTGGGAGATGTGTCACGGCGCGTCACATCGCCTGTCCCAGGGCGGCGACGACGTCCGCCGTACGCGGTGTCCCGGTCGCCCTGCGCACGACCCGGCCGCGCGCGTCGAGCACCAGGACGGTCGGCGTGCGGCTGATCCGCAGGTGTCGTACCAGCGTGAGATTCGCCTCGGCGTCGATATCGATGTGGACCACCCCGTCGACCATCCCGGCCACGCGCGCCAGGACGCGCCGGGTGGCCTGGCACGGCCGGCAGAAAGCGGTCGAGAACTGCACGAGCGTCGCGCGTTCCCCTGGCTCCGCGCCGAGTTGGGCCGCGCCCAGTGTTTCGGCCGCCGTACGCCCTTCCATTCCGCTCCCCTTCCGAGTACTCCGCACACAGCGTCAGCACCGCGCCGAGCCATTGCATTCCCGGACGATTCACGTGACGAGAATCTCCCGCGCAGGCCCCTGCGGGGCTGGCCACGGCGTCGCCGATGGGGCACCATCGCCCCAATGCCGAAAACCTACGGCTGCGTAACTTCCGCCGGGAGAACCCTCCCGAGGCATTGAAGAAGGGTCCTCATCCAGATGGCAGAACTCGTCTATCGACCGGTCATCGGCGCCGCTCGCACACTGTTCAAGGCGCTCGACCTGAAGATCGACACACAGGGTTCGGAGCACATCCCGAAGACCGGTGGTGCTGTACTGGTGAGCAACCACATCAGCTATCTGGACTTCATCTTCACCGGACTCGGGGCACTGCCTCAGAAGCGGCTCGTCCGCTTCATGGCGAAGGACTCGGTCTTCCGGCACAAGGTCTCCGGACCGCTGATGCGCGGCATGAAGCACATCCCCGTCGACCGCAGCAGGGGCGAGGACGCCTACGCGCACGCGCTCGCGTCGCTGCGGTCCGGTGAGATCGTCGGGGTCTTCCCCGAGGCGACCATCTCCCAGTCCTTCACACTGAAGAGTTTCAAGTCGGGCGCGGCACGGCTGGCCCAGGAGGCCGGGGTCCCCCTGGTCCCCATGGCGCTCTGGGGCACCCAGCGGCTGTGGACCAAGGGCCGCCCGCGCAACTTCCGGCGCAGCCACATCCCCGTCACGATCCGTGTGGGCGAGGCCGTCGAGGCCCCTGCCGACCAGTACGCGGGTGCGATCACCCGCCGGCTGCGTGAGCGGGTGCAGGAGCTTCTGGAAGCGGCGCAGCGCGCCTATCCGGTGCGCCCCAAGGACGCGAGCGACACCTGGTGGGTACCCGCCCATCTCGGCGGTACGGCCCCGACGCCCGCCGAGGTGCGCGAGCGCGGCTGACCAGGGCCGGGCGACCCGGAGCTGAAGGAGGGGGCGTGCCCGGCCGCGGCCGGGCACGCCCCCTCCTTCCCGGGGTGGGGCCGCGTTCAGCAGCTCAGGTTGGAACCGGGCGTCGTGCCGAGGATCTGGACGAACGACTGGTAGGTGTCGATGCGGCTCTGGACCTGGGCGGGGTTGCCGCCGTCGCACTCGATGCTGCCGTTGATGGACCGGATGGTCTCACCGAACCCGGCACCGTCGACGATGGCGTTGTGCGGGGTCATGGTGCCGGGGCCCGACTGGGTGTTCCAGTACCAGAGGCCGGTCTTCCAGGCCACGGAGGCGTTCTGCTCGACCTGCCAGGGGTTGCCGAGCAGGTCGATGCCGAGGGCGTCACCGGCGGCCTTGTAGTTGAAGTTCCAGCTGAGCTGGATGGGACCGCGGCCGTAGTAGGCGTCGGTGCCGGCCGGGCAGCCGTAGGGCTGGGTGGTGTCGCAGTAGTGCGGGTAGTTGGCGGTGTTCTGCTCCACGATGTGGACCAGACCGCCGGTCTCGTGGCTGACGTTGGCGAGGAACGCCGCCGCCTCCTGCTTCTTCACCGCGTCGCCGCCGGTGTCGGCGAAGGCCGGGTACGCGCTCAGCGCGGCCGTGAGCCCGCTGTAGGTGTAGAAGGAGTTCCGGTTCGGGAACATCTGGTTGAACTGCGCCTCGCTGACGACGAAGCCCGAGGCCGCCGAAGCCGTGGCGGCGGGAAGCAGAACGAACGTGGCCACGACCGTGACCAGCGCGGTGAGCATGCCGATGATACGCCTGAGCACGTACAACTCCTTGGGTACGGCGCCGCCGACCGCACGGCGCCATGAGTGGGTCCCCCCTCCCAAGCAGGACCGACCCTGATCAGACACGGTCCGGACCAGCACTCCACCCATAGGGATGATTCCGACCGTCTCGGGTGGGATCCCGCGCACCGCGAGGGCCGTCGAGGGGTGTGCTCGCGAGCTGTGGACGGCGAACCGACGGCAGCACCAGGGGGTTTGGGTCCGGCCTGGACATTTTGGGCATGCTCTGTGTGTCTAGTCCATTACCGACTGCGACCAGAGGAGGTGCAATGGCCGGTACTACGGCGTTCGTGATGGTGCTGATGTCCGCCGCGGTCGTCGGATTGGCTGCGGTGATCGCCCGGGCCCGGGTGGAAATCGCTCGGATCGACGCCCAGTCAGGGCAGCGGGACGGGAGCGCCCGGCGTTGACCGGGCCGGATTCCTGGCAAGGAGCTCTGTCTCGGTACGACAGAGGCTCCTTGCTGTTCCGCGTGAGCGGACGCGCCCTGAGCACGTACGTGGCGGTCGGCACAAGAGCCGCCACAGGCCCGGGCGGCCACCGGGGACACCGCCACGAGCGGCGACGGTGTCAGTCGCACACATACGCGCCACTGGGGGCCGTCTCTAGCCGGCCATCTCCTCCTTGAGCGCCTGCACGAACGCGTCGACCTCCTCCTCGAGGGTGTCGAAGGCGCACATCCAGCGGACGTCCCCGGCCGTCTCGTCCCAGAAGTAGAACCGGAAGCGCTTCTGCAACCGCTCGGACACGTCGTGCGGCAGCCGGGCGAAGACGGCGTTGGCCTGCACAGGGTGGAGGATCTCCACCCCGTGCACCGTGCGGACGCCCCCGGCGAGCCGCTGCGCCATGGCGTTGGCGTGGCGGGCGTTGCGCAGCCAGAGGTCACGGGCGAGCAGCGCCTCCAGCTGGACCGAGACGAACCTCATCTTGGAGGCGAGCTGCATCGACATCTTGCGCAGGTGTTTCATGGCACGGACGGAGTCCGGCTCCAGGACGACGACGGCCTCGCCGAACAGCGCGCCGTTCTTCGTGCCGCCGAAGGACAGGACGTCGACCCCGGCCACGGTGGTGAACGCCCGCATCGGGACGTCCAGCGACGCGGCGGCGTTGGCTATCCGGGCTCCGTCCAGGTGCACCTTCATCCCGCGCTCGTGGGCGTGGTCGCAGATCGCGCGGATCTCGGCGGGGGTGTAGACCGTGCCCAGCTCGGTGTTCTGGGTGATCGAGACGACCTGCGGCATCGCCCGGTGCTCGTCGTCCCAGCCGTACGCCTGGCGGTCGATGAGCTCCGGCGTCAGCTTCCCGTCCGGGGTCGGCACGGTGAGCAGCTTCAGCCCGCCCATCCGCTCCGGCGCGCCGCCCTCGTCCACGTTGATGTGCGCGGACTCGGCGCAGATCACGGCGCCCCACCGGTCGGTCAGCGCCTGGAGGGCGACGACGTTGGCGCCGGTGCCGTTGAAGACGGGGAAGGCCTCGGCGGTGGGGCCGAAGTGGCTGTGCATGACCCGCTGGAGATGTCCGGTGTAGTCGTCCTCGCCGTAGGCGGTCTGATGTCCGCCGTTGGCGAGGGCGAGGGCCGCGAGGACCTCCGGGTGCGCGCCGGCGTAGTTGTCACTGGCGAAGCCGCGTATCCGCGGATCGTGGTGACGTCGCGCGTCGGTCCTCAGGGTTGCGGGGTCAGCCACAGGCGCTTTCCGTTCACTTCCGCGGCGGGTGTGTCCCAGACGCCGGCGATGGCCTCGGCCAGCTCCTTGACGTCCGTGAAGCCCGCGAACTTCGCATTCGGGCGCTCGGCGCGCATCGCGTCGTGCACCAGTGCCTTGACCACCAGGATCGCAGCCGCCGCTGTCGGGCCCGCATCGCCCCCCGCCTTACGGAAGGCGTCGCCGAGGGCGAGCGTCCACGCCTCGGCGGCCGCCTTGGACGCCGCGTAGGCGGCGTTGCCGGCGGTGGGGCGACTCGCCCCGGCGGCGCTGATCAGCACGTAACGGCCGCGGTCGCTGCGCTGGAGCACGTCCTGGAAGGCGAGTGAGGTGGACTGCACGGTGCGGATCAGCAGCTTCTCCAGGAAGTCCCAGTCGGCCAGGCTGCTCTCCGTCAGCCCCGCGCCGCCGCGCCAGCCGCCGACGAGATGGACCAGCCCGTCGATCCGGCCGAACTCCGCCTCGGTCCGGTCGGCCCACGCACGGGCCGCGCCCGCGTCCGACAGATCGACGGTCTCGCCGGTGACGGTCGCGCCGCCGTGCGCGTAGCGCGCCGCGTCCACCGCCTCCGCGAGCCGCTCGGGGTGCGCGTCGCAGGCGACCACGGTCGCGCCCCTCTCGGCCAGCCTCAGCAGGGTGGCCCGGCCGGCCGCCCCGGCCGCTCCGGCGACGGCGACCACCGCGCCTTCGAGCACACCGTTGCCCTCACCGCTGATTGCTGTCGCGTTCATGGCCACCGCCTCCTTGGAACCTGCGCTCACGCCGCCGCCCGCCCGTTCTCCGCCGCGGTGATGCCCCTGGTCGAGGCGATCACGTGCTTCAGCTTCTTGGCGAGCGCCTCATAGAACATGCTCAGGGGAAACTCGTCCGGAAGCACGTCGTCGACGAGCTTACGCGGGGGAAGGGTGACGTCCAGGGCGTCCGGGCCCTTGGCCCACCGCGATCCGGGGTGCGGCGAGAGATAGCTCGCGACCAGGTCGTAGGCGGCGAACCAGTGCACCAGTTTGGGGCGGTCGATG from Streptomyces sp. NBC_01754 includes:
- a CDS encoding chitinase, coding for MLRRIIGMLTALVTVVATFVLLPAATASAASGFVVSEAQFNQMFPNRNSFYTYSGLTAALSAYPAFADTGGDAVKKQEAAAFLANVSHETGGLVHIVEQNTANYPHYCDTTQPYGCPAGTDAYYGRGPIQLSWNFNYKAAGDALGIDLLGNPWQVEQNASVAWKTGLWYWNTQSGPGTMTPHNAIVDGAGFGETIRSINGSIECDGGNPAQVQSRIDTYQSFVQILGTTPGSNLSC
- a CDS encoding threonine aldolase family protein, translating into MRTDARRHHDPRIRGFASDNYAGAHPEVLAALALANGGHQTAYGEDDYTGHLQRVMHSHFGPTAEAFPVFNGTGANVVALQALTDRWGAVICAESAHINVDEGGAPERMGGLKLLTVPTPDGKLTPELIDRQAYGWDDEHRAMPQVVSITQNTELGTVYTPAEIRAICDHAHERGMKVHLDGARIANAAASLDVPMRAFTTVAGVDVLSFGGTKNGALFGEAVVVLEPDSVRAMKHLRKMSMQLASKMRFVSVQLEALLARDLWLRNARHANAMAQRLAGGVRTVHGVEILHPVQANAVFARLPHDVSERLQKRFRFYFWDETAGDVRWMCAFDTLEEEVDAFVQALKEEMAG
- a CDS encoding SDR family oxidoreductase, coding for MNATAISGEGNGVLEGAVVAVAGAAGAAGRATLLRLAERGATVVACDAHPERLAEAVDAARYAHGGATVTGETVDLSDAGAARAWADRTEAEFGRIDGLVHLVGGWRGGAGLTESSLADWDFLEKLLIRTVQSTSLAFQDVLQRSDRGRYVLISAAGASRPTAGNAAYAASKAAAEAWTLALGDAFRKAGGDAGPTAAAAILVVKALVHDAMRAERPNAKFAGFTDVKELAEAIAGVWDTPAAEVNGKRLWLTPQP